In Streptomyces sp. P3, one DNA window encodes the following:
- a CDS encoding Gfo/Idh/MocA family protein — protein sequence MTAPAAPPLRLGVIGTSSMAERRVLPTVTRMPEWELVAVAGRTAKKAARFARQFDCAAEEDAEALLGRTDVDAVYVSTPTALHRHWAERALQAGKHVLVEKPIGVDAAEARSQCALAAERGLALRENFMFLHHPQHARVRELMADGRVGRPAAFRAAFCIPPLPQDDIRYDARLGGGALLDVGVYPLRAAVHLLGPGLEVAGATLRTRASDGLDLSGQVLLTSPSGVLAELAFGFEHAYASTYTVWGDRARLTVTRAFTPPATHQPLLVIEEQDREERLVLPAADQLALLLAEFARAGRSGGGGDTRQLVDSIATMDLVDAVRRTARRTPVC from the coding sequence GTGACGGCCCCGGCGGCGCCGCCGCTGCGCCTGGGGGTGATCGGTACCTCGTCGATGGCCGAGCGGCGGGTCCTGCCGACGGTGACCCGCATGCCGGAGTGGGAGCTGGTGGCCGTCGCGGGCCGCACGGCGAAGAAGGCGGCCCGCTTCGCGCGACAGTTCGACTGCGCGGCCGAGGAGGACGCCGAGGCGCTGCTGGGGCGAACGGACGTGGACGCGGTGTACGTGTCGACCCCGACGGCCCTGCACCGCCACTGGGCGGAGCGGGCACTGCAAGCGGGCAAGCACGTGCTGGTGGAGAAGCCGATCGGGGTCGACGCCGCCGAAGCGCGTTCCCAGTGCGCGCTGGCAGCGGAACGCGGACTGGCGCTGCGGGAGAACTTCATGTTCCTGCACCATCCGCAACACGCCAGGGTGCGGGAACTGATGGCCGACGGCCGTGTGGGCAGACCGGCCGCCTTCCGTGCCGCGTTCTGCATTCCGCCGCTGCCGCAGGACGACATCCGCTACGACGCCCGGCTGGGCGGCGGCGCGCTGCTCGACGTCGGCGTGTACCCGCTGCGGGCCGCCGTGCACCTGCTCGGGCCCGGACTGGAGGTGGCCGGGGCGACGTTGCGCACCCGCGCCTCGGACGGCCTCGACCTGTCGGGGCAGGTCCTGCTCACCTCACCGTCGGGGGTCCTGGCCGAGCTGGCGTTCGGCTTCGAGCACGCCTACGCGTCGACGTACACGGTGTGGGGCGACAGGGCCCGGCTGACGGTGACCCGGGCGTTCACTCCGCCGGCCACCCACCAGCCGCTGCTCGTCATCGAGGAACAGGACCGTGAGGAGCGGCTGGTTCTGCCCGCCGCCGACCAGCTGGCGCTCCTGCTCGCGGAGTTCGCGCGCGCGGGCCGCTCGGGCGGCGGCGGCGACACCCGGCAGCTCGTGGACTCGATCGCCACGATGGATCTCGTCGACGCCGTCCGCAGGACGGCTCGACGGACGCCGGTGTGCTGA
- a CDS encoding TetR/AcrR family transcriptional regulator, which yields MTARTTKAHTRTFTQNARRAQIIQAAIETLAESGYTKASFSRISQQAELCSTGMISYHFSGKPELFAEAARVILEMAEKVAGIRMGDERTYRGKLSAYITSNFDFITRYPMHTQALTEIVKMIRDRQITGLEDVERSIMSVDRLADLLEQGCDAGEFGDFDCLTMALAIRGAIDAVLRRHLSQAAMDLDRCARELTVAFDRCTTPV from the coding sequence ATGACGGCCAGAACAACCAAGGCGCACACCAGAACTTTCACACAGAATGCGCGGAGGGCGCAGATAATACAGGCGGCTATCGAAACGCTCGCCGAATCCGGCTACACAAAGGCGTCGTTCAGCAGAATCTCGCAGCAGGCCGAACTGTGCAGTACGGGAATGATCTCGTACCACTTCTCGGGCAAGCCCGAGCTTTTCGCGGAAGCCGCCCGCGTCATCCTCGAAATGGCCGAAAAGGTGGCCGGTATACGCATGGGCGACGAGCGGACGTACCGCGGCAAGCTGAGCGCGTACATCACCTCGAACTTCGACTTCATCACGCGCTATCCGATGCACACCCAGGCGCTCACCGAGATCGTCAAAATGATCCGGGACCGGCAGATCACCGGTCTGGAGGACGTCGAACGCAGCATCATGTCCGTGGACCGGCTTGCCGACCTGCTCGAACAGGGATGTGACGCAGGGGAGTTCGGCGACTTCGACTGCCTCACCATGGCCCTGGCCATCCGTGGCGCCATCGATGCCGTCCTGCGCCGCCATCTTTCCCAGGCGGCGATGGACCTGGATCGGTGCGCCCGCGAACTGACGGTCGCGTTCGACCGCTGCACGACGCCCGTGTGA
- a CDS encoding NDP-hexose 2,3-dehydratase family protein, with amino-acid sequence MTPTIAPAVSHGEEAHTLAALAVSATTVDGGVLSDVELAAWLEDRRRAQPQRVERVPFAGLAGWRFEEGTGDLRHASGGFFSVHGLRVHSDFGPVSVWEQPIVDQPEIGILGIALRDFGGIPHLLMQAKSEPGNVNGMQLSPTVQATKSNYRRVHGGSAVRYLDCFRSPEPGAVVADVLQSEQGSWFLRKRNRNMIVRVGPEVEAGEDFAWLTLRQVNMLLKQDNVVNMDARTVLSCLPDWRTDASALAASLHPDAEIRSWITRRRAEHDVSVAPIGLADTQGWRHDPHAVSHVRGHHFSVVAVDVVSGRREVAAWSQPLIEPHGTGIAALFVRRIDGVRHVLLRARAEAGFLTVVELGPTVQCTVQNYSHLPRASWPPYLDEVQNRRGSAVYDVLLSEEGGRFLNAQSHYVIIEIEDETPLESEEFRWVSLRQVDELLRYSHNLSVQARTLVTALRSL; translated from the coding sequence ATGACTCCGACAATCGCGCCTGCGGTGTCGCACGGCGAGGAGGCCCACACGCTGGCGGCTCTGGCGGTCTCCGCGACGACCGTCGACGGTGGTGTGCTCAGCGACGTGGAACTCGCGGCGTGGCTGGAGGACAGGCGTCGCGCTCAGCCGCAGCGGGTGGAGCGGGTGCCGTTCGCGGGGCTGGCCGGCTGGCGGTTCGAGGAGGGGACCGGCGATCTGCGGCACGCGAGCGGTGGCTTCTTCTCGGTGCACGGGCTGCGGGTCCATTCGGACTTCGGTCCGGTGTCCGTGTGGGAGCAGCCGATCGTCGATCAGCCCGAGATCGGGATCCTGGGGATCGCCCTGCGGGACTTCGGGGGAATACCCCACCTGCTGATGCAGGCGAAGTCGGAGCCGGGCAACGTGAACGGCATGCAGTTGTCGCCGACCGTCCAGGCGACGAAGAGCAACTACAGGCGGGTGCACGGTGGTTCGGCCGTCCGGTACCTGGACTGTTTCCGCAGTCCCGAGCCGGGGGCGGTGGTGGCCGACGTCCTCCAGTCGGAGCAGGGTTCGTGGTTCCTCCGCAAGAGGAACCGCAACATGATCGTGCGGGTCGGTCCGGAGGTGGAGGCGGGCGAGGACTTCGCCTGGCTGACCCTGCGACAGGTGAACATGCTGCTCAAGCAGGACAACGTCGTGAACATGGACGCCCGGACGGTCCTGTCGTGCCTGCCCGACTGGCGGACGGACGCCTCCGCGCTGGCCGCATCGCTGCACCCGGACGCCGAGATACGCAGTTGGATCACTCGGCGACGGGCGGAGCACGACGTGAGCGTGGCTCCGATCGGACTCGCGGACACACAGGGCTGGCGGCACGATCCGCACGCGGTGTCCCACGTGCGTGGACACCACTTCAGCGTGGTGGCCGTGGACGTCGTCTCGGGCCGCCGTGAAGTGGCGGCGTGGTCGCAGCCGCTCATCGAACCGCACGGGACGGGCATCGCGGCCCTGTTCGTACGCCGGATCGACGGCGTACGCCACGTGTTGCTGCGGGCGCGCGCCGAGGCCGGTTTCCTGACGGTGGTCGAGCTGGGGCCGACGGTGCAGTGCACGGTCCAGAACTACTCGCACCTTCCGCGCGCATCGTGGCCGCCCTACCTGGACGAGGTACAGAACCGGCGCGGCAGCGCCGTGTACGACGTGCTGCTGTCGGAGGAGGGCGGGCGATTCCTCAACGCCCAGAGCCACTACGTGATCATCGAGATCGAGGACGAGACGCCTCTGGAATCGGAGGAGTTCCGCTGGGTGTCGCTGCGCCAGGTCGACGAACTGCTGCGCTACAGCCACAACCTGAGTGTTCAGGCACGTACGCTGGTCACCGCGCTGAGGTCGCTGTGA